In the genome of Desulfobacterales bacterium, the window ATAGTTTCTTTAGTTGCAACCTGTTGACCCATTATAACTGGTAAAGACAGAGTTTCACCATTTCTAAAAACTGTAAGCATCGCCTGTTGGCCTGATTGACTTCCTAAGATTAAATCCCGCATTTGTTTTACGTCTCTTATACGTGTTCCGCCGAATCGTTCTATAACGTCGCCAACTTTAAGACCGGCTGTTTCTGCCGGCGAATTAGGAGTAACATAACTAATAATAACTCCATCTTTATTAGGAAGTTTAAACTGCATTCTTATAACAGCGTCAATATCCTGAATATCAGCTCCCATCCAGCTTGGCTTTTTTAGAGCAGCTGCCGCTGGAACAATATCAGCAGGTACGCTTTCGAGTTTAACGTGAAAAGATTTTTTCTTTCCGTTTCTATTAATAACAAGTTTTACAACATCACCAGCTTTTTTAGTCTTTAATGTCCGTCCTATTTGTTCATGGGATGTAATAGGCTGATGATCGAATCTTAATACAATATCGCCGGTCTTAATACCTGCTTTTTCAGATGGGGATTCAGTAATAATAGATTTAACATAAACGCCGGTTCCTACCGGTATTTTAAGTTCCCTTGCTACAGCTTCTGGAACTTCACCAATATTTATACCCAAGTACGGAGTTTGTATTTGATTTTGTTTTATAAGTTGAATTTGATCATTTCCAATTCCAGCTGGAAATGAATTATTTTGTTTTATAAGCTGTATTTGTCCATTTCCAATTCCAGTCGGAAATGAAGGCTTATTTATAAGCTGAATTTGTCCATTTTGAACATCGCCAACGCCAGATGGAAAAGTCTGGACATTATGAACAAAATTCATTTCAGGTTGTTCACCCGATGGGCCAAGATCGCCAATATTACCAACCAAACCATACATAACCGCCAAAATAAGAACAAATGCCACCACAGAAATTGGTCCAAACCATATTAATCCTTTGTTCATAATTAAATCCTCTTAATATATTATGTTTTGTCCTTGTATGTTATTGACAGTGCCTTGATTTTGAATAATTGGAGCTGGAAAAGCGGCGGCTGCTGCTGTCACATTTTTAGGAATCGTTAACAATAAATTACGACTTTGTTTGTTCCTATAAATATTCATTTTAAGAGTGCTTCCAGGCTTAGAATTATTCAAAACAGTATCAAAATCATTAACAGTATCAAGTCTAACGTTGCCGATCCTTATTATTTCATCACCCTGCTTAAATCCAGCTTTATCCGCAATAGAATTAGGAATAACACTTAAAACTAAAACTCCATCTTCATTAGCCAACCCTAAATCTTTCATTAAAATAGCTGTAACTGTTTGAAGTTTTAAACCAATCGAATCAGCAGTAATGCTATTAAATGCAGCAGCTTTAGCCATTTGCTGGTTGGCTTTTGGAGGGGCTTGAAATCCATCGGTTACTGCATGGCATAAAAGACAATTACCCCAATATTTGTGAATCATTTTTTGACTGATTGATATAGGAGGCCCGGCCATAACTTTAGAAATAGGTTGTCCAGCATCAATTGTAACATGACACATATTACAATTACCCCAATAAGGATGAGTCATTTTAGCCTTTACACTAATTGGGGGAGCTGGAGCGGCCGCTGGTTTTGTAACCGCCGCAAATTGAAAACATCCAGCTCGAGGCACTTTATTACAATGCCATATTGTCCATGCTAAAACAAAAACAAGAAGAATAGTTATACCGGCTATCGCTGGTTTAAATTGGGACATACAAAATTCATATTCAACATTATGCTTCCTCATTCAGATTCACCCTTTTTTTCTGTTAATAATCTTACTTTTATAACTAATTGTCTTTCTATTGTATTGGAAAGAACTTGTTTTACTTCCCTTTTTATTATTTCTCCCTGGGAAACAGTTATATTTGGCTCTACATAGAGATCAATCTGAAATTCGTAATATCTGCCAACCTCTCTACCAAATATATTTTTTATCCCGCTTATGCTTGTAATTTTTTCTAAAGATTTATTAACCATATCTAAAATTTCATCATCAGGAGCTTTGTCCATGAGATTTAAAACAGAATCTTTAATCATTTCGATACATATTTTTATAATAATAACACCAACAATAATAGCGGCTAAAGGATCCATAAAATGAAATCCCATTTTAGATCCTAAAATTCCAATTAAAACAGCTATGGAAGAATACACATCAGATCTGCTTTCCCAAGCTTTTGCTACCATAGAAGGACTGTTAATCTGCGTTCCAGCACATACGCTCTGACGAAACATTAATTCATTAATTGCTATAGAAAAAAAAGCGCCCCATGCTGCTGTTAAACAAGGATTTACAATATGTTTATAAATAATTGATATAGCACCCTCATAAACAATATACACACCTATCACAAATAGAAATATATAAATCAGTATAGCAACAATATATTCAGCCTTACCATAACCATAAGGATATCTTTCGTCGGATTCATTTTCAGAAATTTTCATGCCAATAATCATAATAATTGTAGCTAAAAGATCGGCTGATGAATGAATGGCATCGGCAATTAATCCTTTACTTCTTCCAACAACTCCCATGTATCCTTTAATGAGAATCATAAGGATATTACCCATAATATTTACCATGCCAACGCTTTCGGCACATTTTTTACAAGCGGCGTATTTCATAATTGGCTCCTACCGCTTAAATTTTTTTTCTCTTCTTTAATTTCTTTTTCCAATTTAGAAATATTCATTATTAAAACTCCGCTACAGGCTAAAATAACTGCAGTAAGTAACCATCCTAAAAGCTTTAAAATAAATAGCATTAAAAATACTCCTGTTACATTTTAAAATACATAATGCCCTTTTAACATTGCAAAAATCATAATAACAAATAAAATCTGCTGAGTATGTAATATATAAACGCCTTTTTTAACCTTGCCTGGCTGATATTTAATAAACATTAAAAACCCTCCGAAAGTAAGCCACCCCATAATAAAAAGAGCTAACATAAGCCAATTATTTGACCATATAGTTGCATAACAATGAATACACGCCACAAGAAAAGACGCAGTATTCAGCCAGATATGATAAACAAGAAGATTATCAAAATATGACTGAACATTTTTTAAATTATAATACAGTCGAATTCTCTTAGCCGGGAAATAAACATTCGCCGCTAAAAACAAAACAATACATAAATTCCCAGAACCTGTCGCAAAATTATAATCAGAATGGATAGCGAATAAAAAACCCAATAAGCTTAAAATTCCTATAAAAATAACTTTTCTCTTTAAAGGCCCTTTTCCAAATAATTCTAATTTATAACCGGCTTTAGAGTTCAAACTTTTATCTCACTTATTTAATAAACAATTGGTTTTAATTTTTTTGCATCTTCCGTTGCTTCAAAACGGTCACTACAACTGAACTTAAAGATTTTTGCAAAAATCTTGTTAGGAAACTTGTTAAGATCAGTGGTATATTTATTTACAATTTCAATGTATTTGATTCTTTCCTGAGATAAATCTTTTTCAACATCAATTAATGCAACCATTAAGCTTTGAAATGTAGCAGATAACTTCAAATCAGGATACTGCTCAGCAACTGCCATCAAACGGGATAAATCAGGTAAAGAAGTTGCTGAAAAATTTGGTAAAG includes:
- a CDS encoding PDZ domain-containing protein encodes the protein MRKHNVEYEFCMSQFKPAIAGITILLVFVLAWTIWHCNKVPRAGCFQFAAVTKPAAAPAPPISVKAKMTHPYWGNCNMCHVTIDAGQPISKVMAGPPISISQKMIHKYWGNCLLCHAVTDGFQAPPKANQQMAKAAAFNSITADSIGLKLQTVTAILMKDLGLANEDGVLVLSVIPNSIADKAGFKQGDEIIRIGNVRLDTVNDFDTVLNNSKPGSTLKMNIYRNKQSRNLLLTIPKNVTAAAAAFPAPIIQNQGTVNNIQGQNIIY
- a CDS encoding cation transporter → MKYAACKKCAESVGMVNIMGNILMILIKGYMGVVGRSKGLIADAIHSSADLLATIIMIIGMKISENESDERYPYGYGKAEYIVAILIYIFLFVIGVYIVYEGAISIIYKHIVNPCLTAAWGAFFSIAINELMFRQSVCAGTQINSPSMVAKAWESRSDVYSSIAVLIGILGSKMGFHFMDPLAAIIVGVIIIKICIEMIKDSVLNLMDKAPDDEILDMVNKSLEKITSISGIKNIFGREVGRYYEFQIDLYVEPNITVSQGEIIKREVKQVLSNTIERQLVIKVRLLTEKKGESE
- a CDS encoding PDZ domain-containing protein, encoding MNKGLIWFGPISVVAFVLILAVMYGLVGNIGDLGPSGEQPEMNFVHNVQTFPSGVGDVQNGQIQLINKPSFPTGIGNGQIQLIKQNNSFPAGIGNDQIQLIKQNQIQTPYLGINIGEVPEAVARELKIPVGTGVYVKSIITESPSEKAGIKTGDIVLRFDHQPITSHEQIGRTLKTKKAGDVVKLVINRNGKKKSFHVKLESVPADIVPAAAALKKPSWMGADIQDIDAVIRMQFKLPNKDGVIISYVTPNSPAETAGLKVGDVIERFGGTRIRDVKQMRDLILGSQSGQQAMLTVFRNGETLSLPVIMGQQVATKETIPFLGPADMAIEGTWIGMDVTELLPEDASALGLPPSTKGILVNDVESPPATMIGFQTGDVIIAINSIPTPDMKGFVKATEKQSSAVVDLLRGNRHIFMSVPPPGYTQQGSKINNVIDNKVKQVAVTTQVNGIIAISSESPDLNAAIPQDINQSPYLILVDLNKNSYATVSMNGGNSLSNIVGQYNITSLICGNIPVQTANNLSSNGVFIYSGIVGTANDAISLYESGSLTAAR